In Vigna unguiculata cultivar IT97K-499-35 chromosome 3, ASM411807v1, whole genome shotgun sequence, a single genomic region encodes these proteins:
- the LOC114176703 gene encoding dynein light chain 1, cytoplasmic-like, translating to MLEGRALVKETDMSPKMQIHAMACASHALDLYDVSDCISVAAHIKKEFDSVYGNGWQCVVGSSFGCYFTHSSGTFIYFALETLNFLIFKGTSS from the exons ATGTTGGAAGGCAGAGCTTTGGTGAAAGAAACAGACATGTCACCCAAGATGCAGATCCATGCCATGGCCTGTGCTTCTCACGCCCTTGATCTCTACGATGTTTCTGATTGCATTTCTGTTGCTGCCCATATCAAGAAG GAATTTGATAGTGTGTATGGGAATGGGTGGCAATGTGTGGTGGGATCGAGTTTTGGGTGCTATTTCACTCATTCATCAGGGACTTTCATCTATTTTGCTCTGGAGActcttaattttcttatctttAAGGGGACATCTTCGTGA
- the LOC114176718 gene encoding uncharacterized protein LOC114176718 codes for MYRSFLRCDDPKGVVGCGTIRKYRTRSHKVKDKTKMQETSEIMETSLINKRYKEEKKVAEECDGNLVGPSSLQLTQVFGKDHMLDSWSRDIICEGKSEDIAKGILKGTIGLQDSLSMLRKLQEDAAQHTPSFGRKQTEKPERDRIDGNKIGRREANPLGEQSNTKGFQRPQLSAGGSSSNCKEELKKVIKESLVRQNMFPKTSEGFHSGSETFHISTSQCSGVKTDTLSDPSLSVIASKIERGPSLVFKLMGLEEGPSKSFPAAKQKLLGGEIDMSKVRNNDSTAEKVNPELKPVRETLDTMHFKGISKENFVKHVHHHFNDTSSKQFVDLSHISLTEPQCTIYQQSEKRAYVPVLPKELTKLRREILSSKTIKHRKGSSSTNMGKEMEKGMRKRLKKEEGPNFLKEDAKGSIPVEEYAGKVKLYCHIGHTSHVNETIDRKWKVRPISRKQTEKDISQPTIVAEHQYKREIPSTKLSKLKSGSRIDKNEISCLKSRGSDNKKTTNSKDVNVDNKKVNSVIDSLTGRKNQMKEQSTVAEPEPAKLTVEQIRQREKKKNYPEIRISTRLEDELSMVCEADAFTNKIGEKCKLRKSSSGDDLITLLKSEHKNDGINAYSIDADREGTELKHFLLTSPSFIGHAKKLFNLDVDRPNTLKKDETVCSMANMRLYLDCAYELTERKSLENSRLRISLCRLVEEICDGIENLKFYREDYDRGEEDFSYNNDTFAMMEKDMKCNGEINGTWESGWRTGFCADEAQLVVNKIENLIITGLIEDLVINLLA; via the exons ATGTATAGATCATTTCTGAGATGTGATGATCCAAAAGGAGTTGTAGGATGTGGGACAATCAGGAAATACAGAACTCGTTCTCACAAAGTGAAGGACAAGACAAAAATGCAAGAGACAAGTGAAATAATGGAAACATCCTTGATCAACAAAAGATACAAAGAGGAGAAGAAGGTCGCCGAAGAATGTGATGGAAATCTAGTTGGTCCATCATCTTTGCAGCTCACACAGGTCTTCGGAAAGGATCATATGCTAGATTCATGGTCTAGAGATATTATATGTGAAGGAAAGTCCGAAGATATTGCAAAAGGTATTTTAAAAGGGACTATTGGTCTGCAAGATTCTCTAAGCATGCTTCGCAAGTTGCAAGAGGATGCCGCACAACATACACCTTCTTTTGGGAGAAAACAGACTGAGAAACCAGAAAGAGACAGAATTGATGGAAACAAGATTGGTAGAAGAGAGGCTAATCCATTAGGGGAACAAAGTAATACAAAGGGGTTTCAAAGACCACAGCTTTCTGCCGGTGGTTCTTCAAGTAACTGCAAAGAGGAACTTAAGAAGGTGATTAAGGAGAGTTTGGTTAGGCAAAATATGTTTCCAAAGACCTCTGAAGGATTTCATTCAGGTTCAGAAACTTTTCATATAAGCACAAGCCAATGTTCTGGGGTCAAGACTGACACCCTTTCTGATCCTTCTTTATCAGTAATAGCTTCAAAGATTGAAAGAGGACCTAGCCTAGTTTTCAAGCTGATGGGTTTAGAAGAAGGTCCCTCAAAATCATTTCCAGCTGCTAAGCAAAAACTGTTGGGTGGTGAGATAGATATGTCAAAGGTCAGAAACAATGATTCTACAGCTGAGAAGGTTAATCCAGAACTAAAACCCGTGAGGGAAACTCTTGACACAATGCATTTCAAAGGTATTTCTAAGGAGAATTTTGTCAAACATGTTCATCATCATTTCAATGACACCAGTTCCAAGCAGTTTGTTGATTTATCTCACATTTCACTTACGGAACCTCAATGTACAATATACCAGCAATCAGAAAAAAGAGCCTATGTTCCAGTTCTTCCAAAAGAGTTGACAAAACTGAGAAGAGAAATACTCTCTTCCAAAACTATCAAACATAGAAAAGGTTCCAGTTCCACCAACATgggaaaagaaatggaaaaggGTATGAGGAAACGGCTTAAGAAAGAGGAAGGACCTAATTTTCTCAAAGAGGATGCAAAAGGAAGCATTCCTGTTGAAGAATATGCGGGTAAGGTAAAACTATACTGTCACATTGGTCACACATCACATGTAAATGAGACAATTGATAGAAAATGGAAGGTACGGCCCATTAGTAGAAAACAGACAGAAAAGGATATCTCACAACCTACAATTGTGGCAGAACATCAGTACAAACGAGAAATCCCCTCCACAAAATTGAGCAAGCTGAAAAGTGGATCCAGAATCGACAAGAATGAGATTTCCTGCCTAAAGAGCAGAGGTTCAGACAACAAAAAAACTACGAATTCCAAGGATGTTAATGTTGACAATAAAAAGGTTAATTCCGTGATAGATTCCTTAACAGGTAGAAAGAATCAGATGAAAGAACAAAGCACTGTTGCAGAGCCAGAACCAGCTAAACTAACT GTTGAACAAATCAGgcagagagaaaagaagaaaaattaccccGAGATTAGAATCTCCACTAGACTAGAAGATGAGCTCTCGATGGTGTGTGAAGCAGATGCCTTCACAAATAAGATTGGAG AAAAATGCAAGCTGAGGAAGAGTTCTTCGGGGGATGATCTCATTACGCTGCTCAAATCTGAACATAAAAATGATGGTATCAATGCTTATAGCATCGACGCTGACAGAGAAGGGACAGAGCTGAAACATTTTCTTCTAACGAGTCCATCATTCATAGGACACGCAAAGAAGCTCTTCAATCTTGATGTGGATCGTCCCAACACCCTAAAAAAAGATGAAACTGTTTGCAGCATGGCCAACATGAGGCTTTACTTGGATTGCGCTTACGAACTGACCGAACGTAAAAGTCTTGAAAACTCAAGATTACGCATCTCCTTATGCAGGTTGGTGGAAGAAATCTGTGATGGCATTGAGAATCTGAAATTTTACAGAGAAGATTATGATCGTGGAGAGGAAGATTTTTCGTACAATAATGACACATTTGCAATGATGGAAAAAGACATGAAGTGCAACGGAGAGATAAATGGAACGTGGGAAAGTGGTTGGAGAACAGGCTTTTGTGCAGATGAGGCTCAACTGGTTGTCAATAAAATAGAGAACCTGATTATAACTGGATTAATTGAGGACCTTGTAATCAATTTATTagcttaa